In the Rhodoferax fermentans genome, CGCTGGGCGTTACAGGTGGCAGGTATCACGCGGGCCTGGGGATTGCGCAACCCGGCCGGGGCAACGTCGGCGGGGGTGATCATCATGGCGGATGGCAACGTTTCACCAGGCTTGCCGACCGCTGGCCAGCGTCAGGCCGTGCTGGATTACATCCGTGACCCGAAACGTGGACCGCCCGATGAGCTGTTTGTGATCATCCCGACGCCAGTCGTTCACAACTACACGCTGAGCATTTCTCCCGACACGAAAGCAACTCGCGATGCCACAGTGCTGGCTTTACAAGACCTGTATTTCAGGGAAGCAGTTCCTGGCGGATCAATGCCCCACTCCCATCCCAAGGAGGCAATCAGCGGTGTGGTTGGTGAGTACAACCACAGCATCAGCGCGCCAGCGCTTACAGAAGGCGGTGTGTTCACCGTTGGAACCTACAGCAGCCTGCTGGTGCTAGGCACGGTGACGTTTGTCTGACCATGGATAAGTTCTGGCAAGCGCTCACCTATCTGCTGCCCAGCGGTTTTGCCTGGCCACGCGACCCCAACTCGACGTTGATGCGGGTGATGCGGGCGCTGGCGGGTGCCTTGAGTGACCTGCACGAGTTCACCAGGCTGACGGCGAACCAATGGCAACCCCACCAGACGGTCACACGCTTGGCCGAGTGGGAAGAAGCCACTGGCCTACCGGATGCGTGTTTTGGCACCAGCCAGAGTGATGACTTGCGGCGCAAGTTGCTGCTGTCACGCCTGCGCGGGCCGGTGTTGGCCTATGCAGATTCAAGCCCGGCCAGCCCTGGTGCGCTGGTAGCCATTTGTGCCTGGCTTGGCTACAAGGCCACCGTTCAATACAACACACCGTTTCGCTGTGGGATGCGGGTTGGCAGGCGTCTTGGTGCCTTGGACGGCCATCTGTGGATCACGGTAACCATCGAGTCAAAAAGGTTTCGGTGCGGTTCCCGTGTTGGAGAGCGCTTGCGCAGTGGCACTTTGAATGGAGGAGAACTCGCCTGCTATCTCAAACGTGTTGTTCCTGCGCGCTACAGCGTCAACGTCATTTTTGTTTGAGGTAATCATGGACTACACAATCAGCGACTCATATGCAACCGACGCCGGCACCGGCAATCGGATGCATCAAGACACGGCAGCTGTCACCTCGGAGTTCTCTGCTCAAGACGCCAATGGTCTTATTTGGGAAGCCCTGGCGGCGATCAAGGCGGGCGGGCTTGTGCCTGCAGCGTTTGACAAGGCAGTGCCTGCCACCTACACCCAGTTGCGCGATGCCATTGCGATTGCGGTGCGCCTGCAGTCTGCCGCCTACGCCAGCGCAGGTGGAACGGCCGACGCCTCGACCGGGGTTTATGCGCCGGTGGTGCCTGCGCTGGTCAACGGTCTGACTCTTTACGTGCGTGCAGCCACAGCCAATGCCACGCCGACCCCCACTTTCTCGCCAAACGGTCTCGCTGCCAAGCAGATCGTGAAAGGAAACGGCTTGCCGTTGGTGGCAGGAGACATTGCCGGTGCTGGGCACTGGCTTGAACTGAAATATGACCTAGCGCTTGACAAGTGGGTACTGCTTAATCCGGCCACGGGTATTTCTTCTCAGATGCCCGGTGAAGTG is a window encoding:
- a CDS encoding putative phage tail protein; amino-acid sequence: MDKFWQALTYLLPSGFAWPRDPNSTLMRVMRALAGALSDLHEFTRLTANQWQPHQTVTRLAEWEEATGLPDACFGTSQSDDLRRKLLLSRLRGPVLAYADSSPASPGALVAICAWLGYKATVQYNTPFRCGMRVGRRLGALDGHLWITVTIESKRFRCGSRVGERLRSGTLNGGELACYLKRVVPARYSVNVIFV
- a CDS encoding phage tail protein, which gives rise to MDYTISDSYATDAGTGNRMHQDTAAVTSEFSAQDANGLIWEALAAIKAGGLVPAAFDKAVPATYTQLRDAIAIAVRLQSAAYASAGGTADASTGVYAPVVPALVNGLTLYVRAATANATPTPTFSPNGLAAKQIVKGNGLPLVAGDIAGAGHWLELKYDLALDKWVLLNPATGISSQMPGEVCLFARSTPPSGFLKANGAAVSRAAYASLFNAIGTIFGGGDGVATFNLPDLRGEFLRGFDDARGVDPARVFGSPQAQDFLAHAHFAFGYMDRNSIGSAYALTGQAFPVAGKGFASSSVSYPITTEMSGAAQGAYSGGTETRPRNVALLACIKY